One Herpetosiphonaceae bacterium genomic window, ATGGTGCATCACCAGCAGCAGCCGGTGCTCCCGCTCCGCGAAGCGAAAGAGCGTCAGCCGCAGCAGCGGGCCGCGCGCCAGCTCGAATGGACGATCGACCTCGGCGGCGACGAGCCGCGTCAGGGCGTCGGGCTGCTCGGCGGCAGGCAGCGCGCTGAGGTCGATCACCGGCACCGCGATCTGCTGCGTCGGCGCGATGACCTGGACGGGCAGGCCATCGACCGTGGGAAAAGCTGCGCGCAGCGTCTCGTGGCGCTGCATCAGCAGATGAACGCTCTGCTGCAAGGCCGCGCTATCGAGCTGACCCGCCAGACGCAGCATCAGCGGCAGGTTATAGGCTGTGGCGCCGGGCGCGAGCTGGTCCAGAAACCACAGGCGCTCTTGCGCAAACGAGAGCGGCGGCGGCTCGTCCGGCGGGCGTCGTGGAATCGTGGTCGTGGGCAGCGCCCCGTGCCGACGGGTCCATTGTTCGAGCAACGCCTGCTTGGCCGATGATAGCTTTGCGCGTTGTTGGGCAAGGTGATCTCGATCGATCATGGTACAACTCCGGAGATCGTAGCGCTCTTCACCGTCAGGCGGAAGGGCTGAGGCTCGGAATCTGGTCGTCAGGGATGGCGGTCAGCTTCTCGATCAACAGCGACTCGATCGCCGCTGCAAGCTCGGCGACGGTCGCGTAGTCGAAGATATGACGGAGTGGGACCTCAACCGGAAAGGTTTCGCGGAGCCGGGCAACCAGCAGGCTCGCCACGAGCGAGTTGCCGCCGAGCTCGAAGAAATGATCGTTGCTGCCCACCTGCTCGATGCCGATCAGGTCCTGCCAGATCGCGGCGATGTGCTGCTCAAGCGGATTGCTCGGCGCGATGTAGGGCCGTAGCCGCTGCGGGCGTGGATGCGCCGTCATGGCGGCAGCCGCCTCGGTAGGTGCCGATCGAGGCTGGATCATTTCGGCCTGCTGCCGGGCCGCCCCGCCGATCCAGCAGGTTTCACGCTCGAAGGGATACGTCGGCAGCGGGACGCGCCGCCGCGACTGGTGGGCGTACAGGCCCGCGCCGTCGACCGCTGCGCCCGCCAGCCAGAGCTGGCCCAGCGCGGCCAGCAGCACCGGCAGATCCGCCTGCCGGTCGTCGGGATGGCGCATGGCTGCGACCACAAGCTGCTGTCCGTGCGGATCGACCTGCTTGCGGACCAGGCTACTCAGCGTGACGCCCGGCCCGACCTCGACAAAGATCAGCGCAGGCTCTCGCGCCAGCGTAGCGATGCCGTCGGCGAAGCGCACGGGCTTGCGTAGCTGGTCGGCCCAGTAGCGCGGGCTGGTCGCCTCCGCCGCCGTGATCCAGGTGCCGGTCGCGCTTGAGATATAGGGGATCGTCGGCGGCTTGAGGTCTACCGTGCGGACGATGGCGGCGAAATCGTCAAGGATCGGCTCCATGACCGCCGAGTGAAACGCATGCGAGGT contains:
- a CDS encoding acyltransferase domain-containing protein — its product is DRPIAWMFPGQGAQYVNMGAELYRHEPTFRRAFDRCCDLLRPHLQGAPTQDLRSVVYPAATQPETAAQQLQQTALAQPALFAVEYALARLWQEWGVQPQAMIGHSVGEYVAACLAGVLSLEDALMLVAARGRLMQALPAGAMLSVPLAERALAPLLGPGLEIAGVNSPTQCVVSGTHAAITALQAQLSGQGVKSRLLHTSHAFHSAVMEPILDDFAAIVRTVDLKPPTIPYISSATGTWITAAEATSPRYWADQLRKPVRFADGIATLAREPALIFVEVGPGVTLSSLVRKQVDPHGQQLVVAAMRHPDDRQADLPVLLAALGQLWLAGAAVDGAGLYAHQSRRRVPLPTYPFERETCWIGGAARQQAEMIQPRSAPTEAAAAMTAHPRPQRLRPYIAPSNPLEQHIAAIWQDLIGIEQVGSNDHFFELGGNSLVASLLVARLRETFPVEVPLRHIFDYATVAELAAAIESLLIEKLTAIPDDQIPSLSPSA